The following are encoded in a window of Salinigranum halophilum genomic DNA:
- a CDS encoding long-chain fatty acid--CoA ligase: protein MVGTTAQTLRPFLWRAAKLYPEREVVSRTHEGIERTTYAAYERRVAQLAHALDDAGVGRDDRIATVCWNHTRHFETYFGVPCRGSQLHTINPLLPDHHVQYIVENAADALLFVDPSLVEKVESASRDDGGAFDTVEQFVVMGEEVPETSLDPVTDYESFLAGHDETYEWPDLDEETPAGMCYTSGTTGRPKGVEYTQQMMWAHTMGILPEAGLDIRAADVVMPVVPMFHVMAWGLPHAVTAAGAKHVYPGPSPDPADIAHLIEEEGVTFTAGVPTVWLGLLDYLEEHDADLSSLERIAIGGAAAPKSLIRTYEEEYDVQVLHAWGMTETSPVAAAAHLKPGMESWPAEKRDEKRVKQGLVLPGLEFKVIGEDGEVPWNDEEFGELWIRGPWVTTEYFGRPDANETDFEDGWLKTGDVVRVDSEGYIQIVDRAKDVIKSGGEWISSQELENAIMAHDDVSEATVVGVPHERWQERPVAFVVAREGVGEGPLKDDIMDFLREDYPTWWLPDDVVYIESVPKTATGKFDKKVLREEYADHDVAAPAEAAPDDE, encoded by the coding sequence ATGGTAGGGACCACTGCACAGACGCTACGGCCGTTCCTGTGGCGGGCCGCGAAGCTGTACCCCGAGCGAGAGGTCGTCTCGCGGACGCACGAGGGAATCGAACGGACGACGTACGCCGCCTACGAGCGGCGCGTCGCCCAGTTGGCGCACGCGCTCGACGACGCCGGGGTCGGACGGGACGACCGCATCGCGACGGTCTGCTGGAACCACACCCGGCACTTCGAGACGTACTTCGGCGTCCCGTGCCGCGGGTCACAGCTTCACACTATCAACCCGCTCCTGCCGGACCACCACGTCCAGTACATCGTCGAGAACGCCGCGGACGCCCTGTTGTTCGTCGACCCGTCGCTCGTCGAGAAGGTCGAGAGCGCGTCCAGGGACGACGGCGGTGCGTTCGACACCGTCGAGCAGTTCGTCGTGATGGGCGAGGAGGTCCCGGAGACGTCGCTCGACCCCGTGACCGACTACGAGTCGTTCCTGGCCGGCCACGACGAGACGTACGAGTGGCCCGACCTCGACGAGGAGACGCCGGCGGGGATGTGCTACACGTCCGGGACGACCGGGAGGCCGAAGGGTGTCGAGTACACCCAGCAGATGATGTGGGCGCACACGATGGGCATCCTCCCGGAGGCGGGCCTCGACATCCGCGCCGCCGACGTGGTGATGCCCGTCGTGCCGATGTTCCACGTGATGGCCTGGGGCCTGCCGCACGCGGTGACCGCGGCGGGGGCCAAACACGTCTACCCCGGACCGTCCCCCGACCCGGCGGACATCGCCCACCTCATCGAGGAGGAAGGGGTGACGTTCACCGCCGGCGTGCCGACGGTGTGGCTCGGCCTGCTGGACTACCTCGAAGAACACGACGCGGACCTCTCGTCGCTCGAACGCATCGCCATCGGTGGCGCGGCAGCACCGAAGTCGCTCATCCGAACGTACGAGGAGGAGTACGACGTCCAGGTGTTGCACGCGTGGGGGATGACGGAGACCTCCCCGGTCGCCGCCGCGGCACACCTCAAGCCGGGAATGGAGTCGTGGCCCGCCGAGAAACGGGACGAGAAGCGGGTGAAACAGGGGCTCGTCCTGCCCGGACTGGAGTTCAAGGTGATCGGCGAAGACGGCGAGGTGCCGTGGAACGACGAGGAGTTCGGCGAACTGTGGATCCGCGGGCCGTGGGTGACGACGGAGTACTTCGGACGGCCGGACGCGAACGAGACGGACTTCGAGGACGGCTGGCTGAAGACCGGTGACGTCGTCCGGGTCGATTCCGAGGGGTACATCCAGATCGTCGACCGCGCGAAGGACGTCATCAAGTCCGGCGGCGAGTGGATCTCGAGCCAGGAGCTGGAGAACGCCATCATGGCCCACGACGACGTGAGCGAGGCGACGGTCGTCGGCGTCCCCCACGAGCGCTGGCAGGAGCGGCCGGTGGCGTTCGTCGTCGCCCGCGAGGGCGTCGGCGAGGGGCCACTGAAGGACGACATCATGGACTTCCTCCGCGAGGACTACCCGACGTGGTGGCTCCCCGACGACGTCGTCTACATCGAGTCGGTGCCGAAGACGGCGACCGGGAAGTTCGACAAGAAGGTACTCAGAGAGGAGTACGCCGACCACGACGTGGCGGCCCCGGCGGAGGCGGCGCCGGACGACGAGTGA
- the menE gene encoding o-succinylbenzoate--CoA ligase, with protein sequence MQDWLSHRVRATPNRTALVRASTGETLDFAGLDAMVDDLAGRLAALGVEDGDHLGMVMGTRLAAVCTVHAAERLGAVFVPLGDTLTPVELADQLAAADVTTLVCSAETEATAVEAFEGPVCSVDDPDRDAVASLADATPEPVGPTEWALDDTRLLLFTSGTTGDPKAVRLTQGNLLWSAVASAFRLGLHADDRWLVCLSLHHMGGLSPVLRMPLYGMTVVLQESFDPGRTADDIASQDVTCVSLVPTMLKRMLDLRGTLADSLRVVLLGGAPAPDTLVERCRDFSVPVYPTYGMTETSSQVATATPREAFDDVGTVGRPLFWTDVTVRDGDGATVDPGESGELVVDGPTVSPGYYENPDATGAAFGPHGLRTGDVGYLDEHGRLFVLGRVDDQIITGGENVHPREVVDVLREHPQVDDVVVVGVPDDEWGELVGALVVGDADELTVDDLEGYCRERLAGFKLPRVISFAEALPRTASGTVERETVRDRLVEGMTESDVGPDIDIGVDADLVPESTETGDPTTRTGDESDATGGARSDAAGGDTGDVTGPTATGTPDGARETTADEAAETFLIGGSDWRPGDPLPDEDGTDDPDPATADDGEQPAEAPETPDFVREVLSDDQSAEAVDDVSVEPNGDAADEDEDGGASVDEEEPEEREADVGDDETSPSP encoded by the coding sequence ATGCAGGACTGGCTCTCTCACCGCGTACGGGCGACACCGAACCGCACGGCGCTCGTGCGCGCATCGACCGGCGAAACACTCGACTTCGCGGGCCTCGACGCGATGGTCGACGACCTCGCCGGTCGCCTCGCGGCGCTCGGCGTCGAGGACGGCGACCACCTCGGGATGGTGATGGGGACCCGTCTGGCCGCGGTCTGTACCGTCCACGCGGCCGAGCGGCTGGGCGCGGTCTTCGTGCCGCTCGGGGACACCCTCACGCCCGTCGAACTGGCCGACCAGCTCGCGGCGGCCGACGTCACGACGCTCGTCTGCTCCGCGGAGACGGAGGCGACGGCCGTCGAGGCGTTCGAAGGCCCCGTCTGCTCCGTCGACGACCCCGACCGCGACGCCGTGGCGTCGCTCGCCGACGCCACGCCCGAACCCGTCGGTCCCACCGAGTGGGCGCTCGACGACACCCGACTCCTGCTTTTCACGTCCGGCACGACCGGCGACCCGAAGGCCGTCCGACTCACCCAGGGGAACCTCCTGTGGAGCGCCGTCGCGTCGGCCTTCCGCCTCGGTCTCCACGCCGACGACCGCTGGCTGGTCTGTCTCTCCTTGCACCACATGGGAGGGCTCTCGCCCGTCCTCCGGATGCCGCTCTACGGGATGACTGTCGTCCTGCAGGAGTCGTTCGACCCCGGGCGGACGGCCGACGACATCGCCAGCCAGGACGTCACGTGCGTCTCGCTCGTCCCGACGATGCTGAAGCGAATGCTCGACCTTCGGGGGACGCTGGCGGACTCGCTTCGGGTGGTCTTACTCGGCGGCGCGCCCGCCCCGGACACCCTCGTCGAACGCTGTCGGGACTTCTCGGTCCCCGTCTACCCCACCTACGGGATGACGGAGACGTCCTCGCAGGTCGCGACGGCGACGCCGAGAGAGGCGTTCGACGACGTCGGGACGGTCGGGCGACCGCTCTTTTGGACCGACGTCACCGTCCGCGACGGCGACGGGGCCACAGTCGACCCCGGCGAGTCGGGCGAACTGGTCGTCGACGGGCCGACGGTCTCGCCGGGGTACTACGAGAACCCCGACGCGACGGGCGCCGCGTTCGGCCCCCACGGGCTCCGAACGGGCGACGTCGGCTATCTGGACGAACACGGGAGGCTGTTCGTTCTCGGGCGAGTCGACGACCAAATCATCACCGGCGGGGAGAACGTCCACCCTCGGGAGGTCGTCGACGTCCTTCGAGAGCACCCACAGGTCGACGACGTCGTCGTCGTCGGCGTCCCCGACGACGAGTGGGGCGAACTGGTCGGCGCGCTCGTCGTCGGGGACGCCGACGAACTGACCGTCGACGACCTCGAAGGGTACTGCCGCGAACGCCTCGCGGGGTTCAAACTCCCGCGCGTCATCTCGTTCGCCGAAGCGCTCCCGCGGACGGCCTCGGGGACCGTGGAGCGGGAGACGGTCCGTGACCGCCTGGTCGAGGGGATGACCGAGTCCGACGTCGGACCCGACATCGACATCGGCGTCGACGCGGACCTGGTCCCGGAGTCGACCGAGACGGGCGACCCCACGACGCGGACCGGCGACGAGTCCGACGCGACGGGGGGCGCTCGCAGCGACGCGGCCGGGGGGGACACGGGTGACGTGACGGGACCGACCGCGACAGGGACACCCGACGGCGCTCGGGAGACGACCGCCGACGAGGCGGCCGAGACGTTCCTCATCGGTGGGTCCGACTGGCGTCCAGGCGACCCCCTCCCGGACGAGGACGGTACCGACGACCCCGACCCGGCAACCGCTGACGACGGCGAACAGCCCGCGGAAGCGCCCGAGACGCCGGACTTCGTCCGCGAGGTCCTCTCGGACGACCAGTCGGCGGAAGCGGTCGACGACGTGTCGGTCGAGCCGAACGGAGACGCCGCCGACGAGGACGAGGACGGGGGCGCGAGCGTAGACGAGGAGGAACCCGAGGAGCGGGAAGCCGACGTCGGTGACGACGAGACGAGTCCGTCGCCCTGA
- the mce gene encoding methylmalonyl-CoA epimerase, which yields MELDHVGVATTDASGLAGLYADLLGTSVVHEEVFDGMHVVFLDMGNGYFELLEPQEDGTISRYLDTNGPGIHHVAFVTEDVHAALDRARDLDIALVDEEPRLGAWGHTVAFLHPKSTGGVLVEFVEH from the coding sequence ATGGAACTCGACCACGTCGGGGTCGCCACCACCGACGCCTCCGGGCTAGCTGGACTGTACGCCGACCTCCTGGGGACGAGCGTCGTTCACGAGGAGGTGTTCGACGGGATGCACGTCGTCTTCCTCGACATGGGGAACGGCTACTTCGAACTGCTCGAACCGCAGGAGGACGGAACCATCTCGCGATACCTCGACACGAACGGGCCGGGCATCCACCACGTCGCGTTCGTGACCGAGGACGTTCACGCGGCGCTCGACCGCGCCCGCGACCTCGACATCGCCCTCGTCGACGAGGAGCCGCGGCTGGGCGCGTGGGGCCACACCGTCGCGTTCTTGCATCCGAAGTCGACCGGCGGCGTGCTGGTCGAGTTCGTCGAGCACTGA
- a CDS encoding acyl-CoA mutase large subunit family protein, translating into MYDTDELERIREAKAEWEAETLDPTVERFGEREEQFTTDTGGQEVEPLYTPADVETDYREDLGFPGQEPYTRGVYPTMHRGRLWTMRQYAGFGTARETNERFRYLIDNGSSGLSLAFDLPTQMGYDSDAEMAAGEVGKSGVAIDTIDDMRTVFEGIPLDEVSTSMTINAPAAVLLAMYIAVGDEQGVDREKLRGTIQNDIMKEYVARNLYIYPPEPSMRLITDIFEFCAAETPKFNTISISGYHIREAGSTAAQEVAFTLGNGIEYVQAAVDAGLDVDSFAPQLSFFFNAHNNILEEVAKFRAARRMWATIMEERFGAEAPKSKQLKFHTQTGGSTLTAQQVENNIVRVSYQALAAVLGGTQSLHTNGKDEALSLPTEKSVRTALRTQQILAHESGAADTIDPLAGSYYVESLTDEVEAEAFEILQEVDDRGGMLDCVKNQWVQKQIQDVAFERQREIETGERVIVGVNEYRVDEEPEVDIEEVSEEDEARQVEKLQDARAERDGATVEETTAALREAARGDDNLVPYIIDAVKARVTVGEVCNVLREEFGEYQPGSAL; encoded by the coding sequence ATGTACGACACCGACGAACTCGAGCGCATCCGCGAGGCGAAAGCCGAGTGGGAAGCGGAGACGCTCGACCCGACCGTAGAGCGATTCGGCGAACGCGAGGAGCAGTTCACCACGGACACCGGAGGCCAGGAAGTCGAGCCGCTGTACACGCCCGCTGACGTCGAGACCGACTACCGGGAGGACCTCGGCTTCCCGGGCCAAGAGCCCTACACGCGCGGGGTGTACCCGACGATGCACCGCGGTCGGCTGTGGACGATGCGACAGTACGCCGGCTTCGGGACGGCCCGCGAGACGAACGAACGCTTCCGCTACCTCATCGACAACGGCTCCTCGGGGCTCTCGCTGGCGTTCGACCTGCCGACACAGATGGGCTACGACTCCGACGCGGAGATGGCCGCGGGCGAGGTCGGGAAATCCGGCGTCGCCATCGACACCATCGACGACATGCGGACCGTGTTCGAGGGAATCCCGCTGGACGAGGTCTCGACGTCGATGACCATCAACGCGCCCGCAGCCGTCCTCCTGGCGATGTACATCGCCGTCGGCGACGAACAGGGTGTCGACCGCGAGAAGCTCAGAGGGACCATCCAGAACGACATCATGAAGGAGTACGTCGCGCGGAACCTCTACATCTACCCGCCGGAGCCGTCGATGCGGCTGATTACGGACATCTTCGAGTTCTGCGCGGCCGAGACGCCGAAGTTCAACACCATCTCCATCTCGGGGTACCACATCCGCGAGGCCGGCTCGACGGCGGCCCAGGAGGTCGCGTTCACCCTCGGTAACGGCATCGAGTACGTCCAGGCGGCCGTGGATGCGGGGCTGGACGTCGACTCCTTCGCCCCGCAGCTGTCGTTCTTCTTCAACGCCCACAACAACATCCTCGAAGAGGTCGCCAAGTTCCGCGCGGCCCGGCGGATGTGGGCGACGATCATGGAGGAACGCTTCGGGGCGGAAGCGCCCAAATCGAAGCAGCTGAAGTTCCACACCCAGACCGGCGGCTCCACCCTGACCGCCCAGCAGGTCGAGAACAACATCGTCCGGGTGTCGTACCAGGCGCTCGCGGCCGTCCTCGGCGGGACACAGAGCCTCCACACCAACGGGAAGGACGAGGCGCTCTCGCTCCCCACCGAAAAGTCCGTCCGGACGGCACTCAGAACCCAGCAGATACTCGCCCACGAGTCGGGGGCGGCCGACACCATCGACCCGCTCGCGGGGTCGTACTACGTGGAGTCGCTCACGGACGAGGTCGAAGCGGAGGCGTTCGAGATCCTCCAGGAGGTCGACGACCGCGGTGGGATGCTCGACTGCGTGAAGAACCAGTGGGTGCAGAAACAGATACAGGACGTCGCCTTCGAGCGCCAGCGCGAGATCGAGACCGGCGAGCGCGTCATCGTCGGCGTCAACGAGTACCGCGTCGACGAGGAGCCGGAGGTCGACATCGAGGAGGTGTCCGAGGAGGACGAGGCGCGGCAGGTCGAGAAGTTGCAGGACGCCCGAGCGGAGCGCGACGGGGCGACCGTCGAGGAGACCACCGCGGCCCTGCGGGAGGCGGCCCGCGGCGACGACAACCTCGTCCCGTACATCATCGACGCGGTGAAAGCACGTGTGACGGTCGGCGAGGTCTGCAACGTCCTGCGCGAGGAGTTCGGCGAGTATCAGCCGGGCAGCGCGCTCTGA
- a CDS encoding O-methyltransferase codes for MMQAIDALLEAVGPTHDDRQSAMLEHAVAEGFPTVGPGAGRVLRLLARLADAREVFEFGSGFGYSASWFARGMSDGRIVLTEYDEDELALAREFLDDAYDVTFAFESGDAMAAVERYDGPFDVVLLDHEAARYAPALARVRSKLRPGGVVVADNVASGPVDTEALVAMLGAESDPETHRREASWDVDTTTEGAAAYLGLVRADPGFETTLLPVEEGLAVSVRVE; via the coding sequence ATGATGCAGGCGATAGACGCACTCCTCGAGGCGGTGGGGCCGACCCACGACGACCGACAGTCGGCGATGCTCGAACACGCCGTCGCCGAGGGGTTCCCGACCGTCGGTCCCGGCGCTGGACGGGTGCTTCGGCTTCTCGCGCGACTCGCCGACGCGCGCGAGGTGTTCGAATTCGGCTCCGGCTTCGGCTACTCTGCCTCGTGGTTCGCCCGCGGGATGAGCGACGGCCGAATCGTCCTCACCGAGTACGACGAGGACGAACTCGCCCTCGCCCGGGAGTTCCTCGACGACGCCTACGACGTGACGTTCGCCTTCGAGTCCGGCGACGCGATGGCGGCCGTCGAGCGATACGACGGCCCCTTCGACGTCGTGCTCTTAGACCACGAGGCCGCGCGGTACGCTCCGGCGCTCGCTCGCGTCCGCTCGAAGCTCCGGCCCGGCGGGGTCGTCGTCGCGGACAACGTCGCCTCGGGCCCCGTCGACACCGAGGCGCTCGTCGCGATGTTGGGCGCGGAGTCCGACCCCGAGACACACCGCCGGGAGGCGTCGTGGGACGTCGACACGACGACCGAGGGGGCCGCGGCGTACCTCGGCCTCGTCCGGGCCGACCCCGGCTTCGAGACGACGCTACTCCCGGTCGAAGAAGGGCTCGCCGTGAGCGTCCGCGTCGAGTGA
- a CDS encoding DUF7475 family protein, with the protein MSGSSATARTRPLLSLPSNPVVYVAVVGALVSAGIHLLLAPRVMGFSQTMGILFYLNGLGFVGGVALLLSRYWRRELYLVAAGYALVTVVAFFVMSGRVNALSVASKVAEVVVAVVAVSLYTADGGS; encoded by the coding sequence ATGTCTGGGTCATCCGCCACCGCACGCACCCGACCGCTGTTGAGCCTCCCGTCGAACCCCGTCGTGTACGTCGCCGTCGTCGGCGCGCTCGTCTCCGCCGGAATCCACCTGCTCCTCGCGCCGCGGGTGATGGGCTTCAGCCAGACGATGGGGATACTCTTCTACCTCAACGGGCTCGGGTTCGTCGGTGGGGTGGCCCTCCTCCTGAGCCGGTACTGGCGGCGCGAACTCTACCTCGTCGCCGCCGGCTACGCGCTCGTGACCGTCGTCGCCTTCTTCGTGATGAGCGGCCGGGTCAACGCGCTGTCCGTCGCCTCGAAGGTCGCCGAAGTCGTCGTCGCCGTCGTCGCGGTCTCCCTCTACACCGCCGACGGCGGCTCCTGA
- a CDS encoding creatininase family protein: MYLADEAWPDLETYFDEESLALVPLGSTEQHGPHLPEGTDHLIAEAFAREAAERTGYLCTPTITVGVSPHHRQFDGTMWADAPVFRDYVESISRNLTYHGIDRIVYVNAHGGNIEHLREVGRRLRDSRTAYAIEWMWNDSIPDLVEEVFAQPGPHGGPKETSLIQHLHPHLVHDDRLEAARDGGLVDWENHPGAVQNGARTFYDAIDNTDNGVLGDQTDASAEKGERLFEAATDQLVQLCEWLATREFAALMPKDHV; the protein is encoded by the coding sequence ATGTATCTCGCAGACGAGGCGTGGCCCGACCTCGAGACGTACTTCGACGAGGAGTCTCTGGCCCTCGTCCCGCTCGGCTCGACAGAACAGCACGGCCCCCACCTCCCCGAGGGAACCGACCACCTCATCGCCGAGGCGTTCGCCCGCGAGGCCGCCGAGCGCACCGGCTACCTCTGTACGCCGACCATCACCGTCGGTGTCAGCCCTCACCACCGGCAGTTCGACGGCACCATGTGGGCCGACGCGCCCGTGTTCAGAGACTACGTCGAGTCCATCAGTCGGAACCTGACGTACCACGGAATCGACCGAATCGTCTACGTCAACGCCCACGGCGGCAACATCGAACACCTCCGAGAGGTTGGCCGTCGCCTTCGCGACTCGCGGACGGCGTACGCGATCGAGTGGATGTGGAACGACTCAATCCCGGACCTCGTCGAGGAGGTCTTCGCCCAGCCCGGTCCCCACGGCGGCCCGAAGGAGACGTCGCTCATCCAGCACCTCCACCCACACCTCGTCCACGACGACCGCCTCGAGGCGGCGCGAGACGGCGGCCTCGTCGACTGGGAGAACCACCCGGGTGCGGTGCAGAACGGCGCACGGACCTTCTACGACGCCATCGACAACACCGACAACGGCGTGTTGGGCGACCAGACCGACGCCTCCGCCGAGAAGGGCGAACGGCTGTTCGAGGCCGCCACGGACCAGCTCGTCCAGCTCTGTGAGTGGCTCGCAACGCGGGAGTTCGCGGCGCTCATGCCGAAAGACCACGTCTGA
- a CDS encoding nascent polypeptide-associated complex protein has protein sequence MFGGGGMNPRKMQQMMKQMGIDVTDIDAEEVIIRTEDEELVFSDAQVTRMDAQGTQTYQVVGEPETRERGASEESASEDTDADTDTDADASAGIPDSDVEIVAQRAGVSADEAREALADEDGDLAAAIARFE, from the coding sequence ATGTTTGGAGGCGGCGGCATGAACCCGCGGAAGATGCAGCAGATGATGAAGCAGATGGGTATCGACGTCACCGATATCGACGCCGAGGAGGTCATCATCCGGACCGAAGACGAAGAGCTCGTCTTCTCGGACGCACAGGTCACCCGGATGGACGCCCAGGGCACCCAGACCTACCAGGTCGTCGGCGAGCCCGAGACGCGCGAGCGCGGGGCGAGCGAGGAGAGCGCGTCCGAAGATACCGACGCCGACACCGACACGGACGCGGACGCGAGCGCAGGCATCCCCGACTCGGACGTCGAAATCGTCGCCCAGCGTGCCGGCGTCTCGGCCGACGAGGCCCGCGAGGCGCTCGCCGACGAAGACGGCGACCTCGCCGCGGCCATCGCGCGGTTCGAGTGA
- a CDS encoding tRNA (adenine-N1)-methyltransferase: protein MRLLFVHDDREYLLAPGAEFGTDLGVIEVPEDVAPGDTVETHLGTEFVAREPRGPDLFDHFERTGAPMMPRDIGLVMGHTGVSRGDRVLDAGTGTGVLAAYLGRTGADVVSYERDPDFADVARENMALAGVAENVEVRTGDLTDDLDTFEREFDLLTLDTEDAPTAVGRAPDLLVSGGFVAVYSPFVEGTRDAHLAAREAGLSEVETFETIQRRMDFGERGSRPSTAGVGHTGYLLFGRN from the coding sequence GTGAGACTGCTCTTCGTCCACGACGACCGCGAGTACCTCCTCGCACCCGGCGCGGAGTTCGGCACCGACCTCGGAGTCATCGAGGTGCCCGAGGACGTCGCACCCGGCGACACCGTCGAGACCCATCTCGGCACCGAGTTCGTCGCCCGCGAACCGCGGGGTCCCGACCTCTTCGACCACTTCGAGCGCACGGGCGCGCCGATGATGCCCCGCGACATCGGGCTCGTCATGGGGCACACGGGTGTCTCCCGCGGCGACCGCGTCCTCGACGCCGGGACCGGCACGGGCGTGCTCGCCGCGTATCTCGGTCGCACCGGTGCCGACGTGGTGAGCTACGAGCGCGACCCAGACTTCGCCGACGTCGCGCGGGAGAACATGGCGCTCGCGGGTGTCGCGGAGAACGTCGAGGTCCGGACGGGCGACCTCACCGACGACCTCGACACCTTCGAGCGCGAGTTCGACCTCCTCACGCTCGACACCGAGGACGCGCCGACGGCGGTCGGACGCGCTCCCGACCTCCTCGTCTCGGGCGGCTTCGTCGCCGTCTACTCACCCTTCGTCGAGGGGACCCGTGACGCACACCTGGCCGCACGCGAGGCCGGCCTGAGCGAGGTCGAGACGTTCGAGACCATCCAGCGTCGGATGGACTTCGGCGAGCGTGGCTCTCGTCCCTCGACGGCGGGTGTCGGACACACGGGCTACCTGCTGTTCGGGCGGAACTGA
- a CDS encoding winged helix-turn-helix domain-containing protein — translation MGPSDGRRDASTVSPAEAFGALSNETRIQILRALSDAGRPLSFSELRDRVGVRHGGKFNYHLDKLVGHFVDKVDAGYTLCQPGDWVVRAIRSGTLTGGPTVDPAEVDLACARCEVPLEVRYYHGAVRVSCPACRGTDETATVRRPERDVDHGTVAVLPLPPAGVQGRTAMDILRAAATWTHLDALAVASGVCPTCSAAVERFVRVCEAHDAVEERCDRCGRHPAVCVEFRCANCTDGRVFDAVTALLYTPELLAFVKDHGLDPTADIVEWSWDYSAEVRSTDPVELRFVFALDGEELTLTVDGDLSVVDVTRRDDSEVA, via the coding sequence ATGGGGCCGAGCGATGGGCGAAGAGACGCTTCGACCGTGTCGCCGGCCGAGGCGTTCGGTGCCCTGAGTAACGAGACGCGGATTCAGATCCTCCGGGCACTCAGCGATGCGGGTCGTCCCCTCTCGTTCTCGGAGCTCCGGGACCGCGTCGGCGTCCGCCACGGGGGCAAGTTCAACTATCACCTCGACAAACTGGTCGGGCACTTCGTCGACAAGGTCGACGCCGGCTACACGCTCTGTCAGCCGGGCGACTGGGTCGTCCGGGCGATTCGCTCGGGGACCCTGACCGGCGGTCCGACGGTCGACCCGGCCGAGGTCGACCTCGCGTGCGCTCGCTGTGAAGTTCCACTCGAGGTGCGTTACTACCACGGCGCGGTTCGGGTGTCGTGCCCGGCGTGTCGCGGAACCGACGAGACGGCGACCGTGCGACGTCCGGAGCGCGACGTCGACCACGGGACCGTCGCGGTACTGCCGCTGCCGCCGGCGGGCGTGCAGGGACGGACGGCGATGGACATCCTTCGAGCGGCGGCAACGTGGACCCACCTGGACGCGCTGGCAGTCGCGAGCGGCGTCTGTCCGACCTGTTCGGCTGCCGTGGAACGTTTCGTCCGCGTCTGTGAGGCCCACGACGCTGTCGAGGAGCGCTGTGACCGGTGCGGTCGCCATCCCGCCGTGTGCGTCGAGTTTCGCTGCGCGAACTGCACGGACGGACGAGTGTTCGACGCCGTGACGGCGCTGTTGTACACGCCGGAGCTGTTGGCCTTCGTGAAGGACCACGGGCTCGACCCGACCGCCGATATCGTCGAGTGGAGCTGGGACTACAGCGCAGAGGTCCGCTCGACCGACCCGGTCGAACTCCGGTTCGTGTTCGCGCTCGACGGGGAGGAGCTGACGCTGACGGTAGACGGCGACCTCTCGGTCGTCGACGTGACGAGACGTGACGATTCCGAGGTCGCCTGA